One Weissella coleopterorum DNA segment encodes these proteins:
- the thiM gene encoding hydroxyethylthiazole kinase — translation MLLEAVKQQKPLILNYANTVTQQHVADGISMIGASPLMTQEVLEVPELVEIAQAVVINIGTLQEKDLPMVILMGQMANRAGKPVILDPVAVAMPYRSSFIQRLRVAVKFDIIRGNAAEIAWFAESKGQGQGIDADTQASLQINIPQRAAQLTGAVIIQTGVVDVITDGEKTWLVENDNPLLAVNVGAGDLLSGLVGCFAAVTQDYVQAGLTATMLMATAGTLASDQVEHQPGQLMPVLMDQLYKMTWTKMQQISEVKQG, via the coding sequence ATGTTATTGGAAGCAGTTAAACAGCAAAAACCATTGATTTTAAACTATGCTAATACTGTGACGCAGCAACACGTGGCCGATGGAATTAGTATGATTGGGGCCTCACCGTTGATGACGCAAGAAGTGCTAGAAGTTCCAGAATTGGTTGAAATTGCGCAGGCAGTCGTGATTAATATTGGTACTTTACAGGAAAAAGACTTACCAATGGTTATTTTAATGGGACAAATGGCGAATCGAGCTGGGAAGCCAGTCATTTTAGATCCAGTAGCGGTAGCGATGCCTTATCGGAGTTCATTTATTCAACGATTAAGGGTAGCAGTAAAATTTGACATAATTCGAGGTAATGCGGCTGAAATAGCTTGGTTTGCCGAATCAAAAGGTCAAGGTCAAGGGATTGATGCCGATACACAGGCATCGTTGCAGATAAATATTCCGCAACGCGCAGCGCAATTAACGGGCGCCGTGATTATTCAAACGGGGGTTGTTGATGTGATTACGGATGGTGAAAAAACTTGGTTGGTGGAGAATGATAATCCTTTATTGGCGGTGAATGTCGGAGCGGGTGATCTATTGAGTGGTCTTGTTGGTTGCTTTGCTGCAGTCACCCAAGATTATGTTCAAGCAGGGTTGACGGCGACCATGCTGATGGCGACAGCTGGTACATTAGCAAGTGATCAGGTTGAGCATCAACCAGGGCAACTGATGCCGGTCTTAATGGATCAATTATATAAAATGACATGGACAAAGATGCAACAGATCAGTGAGGTGAAGCAAGGATGA
- the thiD gene encoding bifunctional hydroxymethylpyrimidine kinase/phosphomethylpyrimidine kinase produces MIEIPQVVTIAGIDSSGGAGINADLKTFHNQRVYAATVVTGITAQNTQGVQAIEPTQADIILAQFKSIFTDLDITAAKTGALFDQIRVQAVIDGLHQFPVKHLVVDPVMVAKGGVPLLETAAIELVKYELIPLAEVITPNLAEAEVLLEREIKSDQEMERAAKDLQNLGAQNVLVKGGHQAGTLVRDLMLFADGTMTWYEAPRIATNRTHGTGDTLAAFIVAGLARDEDLAVIMPRAKMFMNQAIQETIRVGHGHGPLNHWVTGEK; encoded by the coding sequence ATGATTGAGATACCACAAGTAGTGACCATCGCGGGAATTGACTCGAGTGGCGGTGCTGGAATTAATGCCGATTTAAAAACTTTTCATAATCAAAGAGTCTATGCTGCGACAGTTGTCACAGGAATTACCGCACAAAATACACAAGGGGTTCAGGCAATTGAACCAACTCAGGCGGATATCATTTTGGCACAGTTCAAATCAATTTTTACGGATTTGGATATTACCGCGGCTAAAACGGGTGCCCTCTTTGATCAAATTCGCGTTCAAGCTGTCATTGATGGGCTTCATCAATTTCCGGTTAAACATTTAGTTGTTGATCCCGTGATGGTGGCAAAGGGTGGAGTACCATTGTTGGAAACAGCGGCAATCGAATTAGTTAAGTACGAACTAATCCCACTAGCCGAAGTTATCACTCCTAACCTAGCTGAAGCGGAAGTTCTCTTAGAACGTGAAATAAAGAGTGATCAAGAGATGGAGCGGGCAGCAAAGGATTTACAAAATTTGGGAGCCCAAAATGTATTAGTTAAAGGCGGTCATCAAGCCGGCACGCTGGTGCGAGACTTAATGTTATTTGCAGATGGAACGATGACTTGGTATGAAGCGCCACGTATCGCAACAAATCGGACTCACGGAACCGGGGATACGTTGGCAGCGTTTATCGTAGCTGGATTAGCACGGGATGAAGATTTGGCTGTGATTATGCCCCGAGCAAAAATGTTTATGAATCAAGCGATTCAAGAAACCATTCGAGTGGGGCATGGACATGGTCCGTTAAATCATTGGGTGACGGGGGAAAAATGA
- a CDS encoding thiamine phosphate synthase translates to MKKSQLRCYLVAGPQDYPGLTLVEFTEKIIVLMQAGITAYQFRDKGFHYQSATERLEVVQILQKAAKKWQILFIINDDIELAQLIHADGLHVGQSDQVQAALALPQTTSMLIGLSVSNATELQAAQKSGADYLGIGPIFATQSKVDAAPAIGLTKLKTLLMENKLPIVAIGGLPSKLYQHWPNLLWMAWQ, encoded by the coding sequence ATGAAAAAATCACAATTACGATGTTATTTAGTTGCAGGGCCACAAGACTATCCTGGCTTAACGTTAGTTGAATTCACAGAAAAAATTATCGTTTTAATGCAGGCAGGAATAACAGCGTATCAATTCCGAGATAAGGGTTTCCATTATCAGAGCGCTACGGAACGTTTGGAGGTCGTCCAAATATTACAAAAAGCGGCTAAAAAGTGGCAAATACTGTTTATTATTAATGATGATATAGAGCTTGCTCAATTAATTCATGCTGATGGGTTGCATGTGGGGCAGAGTGATCAAGTTCAAGCGGCCCTAGCACTCCCACAGACGACATCGATGTTGATCGGTCTGTCAGTCTCAAATGCAACAGAATTGCAAGCTGCTCAAAAGAGCGGAGCAGATTATTTGGGGATTGGGCCAATTTTTGCGACACAATCCAAAGTTGATGCCGCACCAGCCATTGGGCTCACCAAATTAAAAACGTTGCTAATGGAGAATAAACTACCGATTGTAGCCATTGGGGGATTACCGAGCAAGTTGTACCAGCATTGGCCCAACTTGCTTTGGATGGCGTGGCAGTAA
- a CDS encoding YhgE/Pip domain-containing protein gives MKMIKNEFKFIFANRLIRISLIAIMFIPFLYSVFFLRSVWNPYGSTGNLPIAVVNEDEPVTYQGQNMHAGADMVKQLKNNHQLGWRFVSKEQADQGVKEQKYYTVVTLPKDFSANAATVLDAHPKKMEIKYKTNDSLNYIATVVSDTGAAQLNSQVKEAVTTAYTKVMFDQVMEAGKGFKDAATGAQKLNDGSIALSDGLNVYTGGVAQVNDGIMTMKLGVSPLASGVNQLTGGSSTLNNGLQTLNSKTGALAGGASQLAGGASQLNAGLQTLNGKTGELAGGASQLAGGAGQLNSGLSEYTKGVSNLNGGLNQLNANNSDLNSGAKELSDGSNKLQAGSQQLDDGLKQIQGELNAVPFDHSLGEVQFMQDKLNELTPLLANLDKTLSGLVAISVMATPSSTYISDVEQAMADAGNPLTAEQKTAFESASKKSYQAYGTAVGNNIKTGVETQMNSKISSADLTRMQTNLDQTKELLTKVQTLSQKFNAPKGLVAGMDELNNGLKTAVNGSATLQAGLAKYTGGVSEATKGSAKLTANNGQLTSGSQQLADGTKKLNAQVPQLMSGVSQLANGSQQLATGTSQLNAQVPQLTSGVSQLAAGSNILYGGLSQLQAQIPTLTSGVDQLALGTSQLADNSDALLDGANQLKDGNGTLASALQAGADKAGGIKITDRNIKQFVSPAKLSHSKYSSVPNYGYALAPYVLSLALFVGAIVFNFAFPIRKVSTPGQSATAWFFSKVTIGTIMAIAMAVIEPLLMMLAGLKAEHPVQMFMVTIIFSLTSMAIVMFLSMVFDNPGRFLAMVLLMLQLGGSGGTFPMEMTSNFYNVIHPFLPMTYSILGLRQAMTSGLGVGQVWHSIGILCIFMVISVLLLWLGMYFLQKHGKAGKSQLDNNQALQAVEK, from the coding sequence ATGAAGATGATTAAAAATGAATTCAAATTTATCTTCGCAAACCGATTAATTAGAATATCACTGATTGCAATTATGTTTATTCCATTTTTATACAGTGTGTTCTTCTTACGTTCAGTTTGGAATCCGTATGGAAGTACGGGAAACTTACCCATTGCGGTGGTGAATGAAGATGAGCCAGTGACCTACCAAGGTCAAAATATGCATGCCGGGGCCGATATGGTCAAACAATTGAAGAATAATCATCAATTGGGATGGCGCTTTGTTTCTAAGGAGCAAGCGGATCAAGGTGTGAAGGAGCAAAAGTATTATACAGTTGTGACCCTTCCCAAGGACTTCTCTGCTAACGCTGCTACTGTATTAGATGCTCATCCTAAAAAGATGGAAATCAAATACAAGACGAATGATTCTTTGAATTATATTGCCACAGTGGTCAGTGATACTGGGGCTGCACAATTAAATAGTCAAGTTAAAGAAGCTGTCACCACAGCATACACGAAGGTGATGTTCGATCAGGTGATGGAAGCTGGAAAAGGCTTTAAAGATGCAGCTACGGGAGCCCAAAAGTTAAATGATGGTTCAATCGCGCTATCTGATGGGTTAAATGTTTATACTGGGGGAGTAGCTCAAGTTAATGATGGAATTATGACTATGAAGCTAGGGGTTTCTCCTTTGGCTAGTGGTGTTAATCAATTAACGGGTGGTTCAAGTACCTTGAATAATGGGTTGCAAACCTTAAACAGCAAAACTGGCGCATTAGCTGGTGGAGCGAGCCAATTGGCTGGCGGAGCGAGTCAATTGAATGCGGGATTGCAAACCTTAAATGGTAAAACTGGTGAATTAGCTGGTGGAGCGAGCCAATTGGCTGGCGGAGCGGGTCAATTAAATTCAGGATTAAGTGAATACACCAAGGGTGTTTCGAATCTTAATGGGGGACTAAACCAATTAAATGCTAATAATAGTGATTTGAACTCAGGTGCAAAAGAATTAAGTGATGGTTCAAATAAATTACAAGCCGGAAGTCAACAACTGGATGATGGTCTGAAGCAAATTCAGGGCGAACTGAATGCAGTTCCTTTTGATCACTCATTAGGTGAAGTTCAATTTATGCAAGATAAGTTAAATGAGTTAACACCATTGTTAGCTAATTTGGACAAAACTTTGAGCGGATTGGTAGCAATCTCAGTGATGGCCACACCATCTTCGACGTATATTAGTGATGTAGAGCAAGCCATGGCTGATGCTGGTAATCCATTGACAGCTGAACAAAAAACGGCGTTTGAATCAGCATCAAAAAAATCATATCAAGCGTATGGGACAGCCGTCGGGAACAACATTAAAACTGGTGTTGAAACTCAAATGAATTCCAAAATTAGTTCTGCTGACTTAACCAGAATGCAAACTAATCTTGATCAAACTAAGGAGTTGTTGACAAAAGTTCAAACTTTGAGTCAAAAATTTAATGCTCCAAAGGGATTAGTTGCTGGTATGGACGAACTTAATAATGGCTTGAAAACGGCTGTTAATGGATCAGCTACCTTACAAGCCGGTTTGGCAAAGTATACTGGTGGTGTTTCTGAGGCAACTAAGGGATCTGCTAAATTAACAGCTAACAATGGTCAATTAACTTCAGGGTCACAACAGTTGGCAGACGGTACGAAGAAATTAAATGCACAAGTACCACAATTGATGTCTGGTGTTAGCCAACTAGCTAATGGTTCACAACAATTAGCTACTGGAACGAGTCAATTAAATGCACAAGTACCACAATTGACGTCTGGTGTTAGTCAATTAGCTGCTGGATCCAATATCTTATATGGTGGATTGAGTCAATTACAAGCTCAAATTCCAACCCTAACTTCTGGGGTTGATCAATTAGCCCTTGGAACGAGTCAATTAGCAGATAATTCTGACGCTTTGCTAGATGGTGCGAACCAATTGAAGGATGGAAACGGAACCTTAGCTTCAGCTCTTCAAGCAGGAGCTGATAAAGCGGGTGGTATTAAGATTACAGACCGTAATATTAAGCAATTCGTTTCACCTGCTAAACTATCACATTCGAAGTATAGTTCAGTACCAAACTATGGATATGCTTTGGCACCATATGTTTTGTCGCTTGCTTTGTTCGTTGGAGCAATTGTCTTTAACTTTGCATTCCCAATTCGTAAGGTTTCAACTCCGGGGCAATCAGCTACGGCTTGGTTCTTCAGTAAGGTGACAATCGGAACGATTATGGCAATTGCAATGGCAGTGATTGAGCCACTCTTAATGATGTTGGCTGGATTAAAGGCAGAGCATCCAGTACAGATGTTTATGGTAACGATTATTTTCTCATTGACTTCGATGGCGATCGTTATGTTCCTATCAATGGTCTTTGATAACCCTGGTCGTTTCCTTGCAATGGTACTTTTGATGCTACAACTTGGTGGTTCTGGTGGAACCTTCCCAATGGAAATGACAAGCAATTTCTATAATGTCATTCACCCATTCCTACCAATGACATACTCAATTCTTGGATTGCGTCAAGCGATGACATCTGGATTAGGGGTTGGTCAGGTTTGGCATTCAATTGGTATCTTATGCATCTTTATGGTTATTTCAGTTCTATTATTGTGGCTTGGAATGTACTTCTTGCAAAAGCACGGAAAAGCTGGTAAATCTCAATTGGATAATAACCAAGCATTACAAGCAGTTGAAAAATAG
- a CDS encoding TenA family protein → MKFNQYLLSKSKAKRQTIAGTAFVQALINGTLSQNARNYYVAQDHFYVDKFDAFFQTVTQKLPQTLQAQQPHGNGLEAEAHQALKPDEDLSNISVGDHNLTYLKHIEVAVSQSDPVAGILALLPCTESYHLLAREFSEQAALPFQDWFNYYTSQDYMATTHWLWQTLNTLVPDIGVLSVEQLAAWTKIYQQAYEDEINFWQAVPMTKDN, encoded by the coding sequence ATGAAATTTAATCAGTATTTATTATCAAAATCAAAAGCAAAACGACAAACGATTGCTGGCACTGCTTTTGTTCAAGCGTTAATTAATGGAACCTTATCACAAAATGCTCGCAACTATTATGTCGCACAAGATCATTTTTATGTAGATAAATTTGATGCTTTTTTTCAGACGGTGACTCAAAAACTACCTCAAACGCTCCAAGCGCAACAACCCCATGGCAATGGTTTGGAAGCAGAGGCCCATCAAGCTTTAAAACCAGATGAGGATTTGTCAAATATTTCAGTGGGAGACCACAATTTAACCTACTTAAAGCATATTGAAGTTGCAGTTAGTCAGTCAGATCCCGTTGCCGGAATTTTAGCGTTGTTACCCTGTACAGAGTCCTACCATTTGTTGGCACGTGAGTTTTCCGAGCAAGCCGCGCTACCATTTCAAGATTGGTTTAATTACTATACCAGTCAAGATTATATGGCAACAACCCATTGGCTATGGCAGACTCTGAATACCTTGGTTCCAGATATTGGCGTTCTTTCGGTTGAACAATTGGCAGCGTGGACGAAAATTTATCAGCAAGCATACGAAGATGAAATTAATTTTTGGCAAGCCGTTCCAATGACTAAAGATAATTAA